The Actinomycetota bacterium genome contains a region encoding:
- the whiG gene encoding RNA polymerase sigma factor WhiG: MGRMLNTADFYKRGARLDGIEDVSDIWKQFKEEGSQEAREKLILNYAPLVKYVAGRVSSGLPPNIEYADLVSYGIFGLIDAIEKYDPGRGIKFETYAISRIKGAIIDELRSIDWVPRSIRFKARELEKAYMVLENELKRLPTDEEVAQHMGMSVDELNQLLQQMSFISLVALDELWSIGGDKGDKVSLVDTLEDSRVKDPSQTYEIEEMKRILAEAINRLPEREKIVISLYYYEGLTLREIGEVLGVTESRVCQMHTKAILRLKGRLTSARGALEL, encoded by the coding sequence ATGGGGAGAATGTTGAACACGGCAGACTTTTACAAAAGAGGAGCCAGGTTGGACGGAATAGAGGATGTAAGCGATATCTGGAAGCAATTCAAGGAAGAGGGCTCGCAGGAAGCCCGCGAGAAGCTCATCCTCAACTATGCGCCCCTGGTCAAATACGTCGCGGGGAGGGTCTCCTCGGGGCTTCCCCCCAACATCGAGTACGCCGACCTGGTCAGCTACGGCATCTTCGGGCTCATAGACGCCATCGAGAAGTACGACCCCGGGCGCGGTATCAAGTTCGAGACCTACGCTATCTCCCGCATCAAGGGGGCCATCATCGACGAGCTGCGCTCCATCGACTGGGTGCCGCGCTCCATACGCTTCAAGGCCCGCGAGCTGGAGAAGGCCTACATGGTGCTGGAAAACGAGCTCAAGCGCCTGCCCACCGACGAGGAGGTGGCCCAACACATGGGGATGTCGGTGGACGAGCTCAACCAGCTCCTGCAGCAGATGAGCTTCATCTCCCTAGTGGCCCTGGACGAGCTGTGGAGCATCGGCGGCGACAAGGGCGACAAGGTGAGCCTGGTGGACACCCTGGAGGACTCGCGCGTCAAGGACCCATCCCAGACCTACGAGATCGAGGAGATGAAGCGGATCCTCGCCGAGGCCATCAACCGGCTCCCGGAGCGGGAGAAGATAGTCATCTCCCTCTACTACTACGAGGGTCTGACCCTGCGCGAGATCGGCGAGGTGCTTGGGGTGACGGAGTCGAGGGTGTGCCAGATGCACACCAAGGCCATCCTGCGCCTAAAGGGCCGCCTGACCAGCGCCAGGGGCGCGCTGGAACTGTGA
- a CDS encoding tyrosine recombinase XerC, producing MDSLVEEYLRFLEAERNLSPETLRAYREDLRVFEEFCRRAGAEEPAEVDHRLLRRYLANLQTRGYARSTVARRASSVKGFFRFLTLRGYLRADPSLALSPPRRERRLPRALRLEEIEGAEEKHALHVYRTSLRDMAVIELLYATGMRVGELSGLDLEDLDMRRGEVRVLGKGRKERVIPVHDAALQLVGRYLEKERPALAANSPDGAAERALFLNLRGGRLSDRGVRRVVERFFRELEGGRRVSPHTLRHSFATHMLQGGADLRTVQELLGHVDLSTTQIYTHLDKGQLKEVFFRTHPRA from the coding sequence ATGGACTCTCTGGTGGAGGAATACCTGCGCTTTCTCGAGGCGGAACGCAACCTCTCGCCCGAGACGTTGCGGGCGTACCGCGAGGACCTGCGGGTCTTCGAGGAGTTCTGCCGGCGAGCGGGTGCGGAAGAGCCGGCGGAGGTGGACCACCGTCTCCTCCGCCGCTACCTCGCCAACCTGCAGACCAGGGGTTACGCGCGCTCCACGGTGGCGCGGCGCGCTTCTTCCGTCAAGGGGTTCTTCCGGTTTCTCACCCTCAGGGGCTATCTCCGGGCCGATCCTTCCCTGGCCCTTTCCCCTCCCAGGCGGGAACGCAGGCTTCCGCGCGCGTTGCGGCTGGAGGAGATAGAGGGTGCGGAGGAGAAACATGCATTGCATGTCTACCGCACCTCGTTGAGGGATATGGCGGTCATAGAACTGCTTTACGCGACCGGTATGCGAGTGGGGGAACTGTCGGGTCTTGACCTGGAAGACCTGGATATGAGGAGAGGGGAGGTGAGAGTTCTCGGTAAGGGTCGCAAGGAGCGCGTCATCCCCGTGCATGACGCAGCGCTACAGCTGGTGGGGAGGTACCTGGAGAAGGAGAGGCCGGCGCTGGCCGCCAACTCTCCCGACGGCGCCGCCGAGCGAGCTCTGTTCCTCAACCTACGCGGGGGCAGGCTGAGCGACCGGGGTGTGCGCCGGGTGGTGGAGCGTTTCTTCCGGGAGCTGGAGGGGGGCAGGAGGGTCAGTCCGCATACCCTCCGACACTCCTTTGCCACCCACATGCTGCAGGGTGGGGCGGACCTGAGGACGGTTCAGGAGCTGCTGGGCCATGTTGATTTATCAACCACCCAGATTTATACTCATCTTGATAAAGGTCAGCTGAAAGAGGTCTTTTTCCGGACCCACCCTCGCGCGTGA